The genomic region CAGAGCTACAAACTGGAAAGCATCTGTAGGTGTCATGACCCTTGAAACGTAGCCAGTGAAGGCTCAGACTGGTCAGCTATCTAAAGTCGAGGCATGAAGCCCCGTTCTTTAGAGCGGGGTGCTGACAGGCTTGTTCTGGATGTTCACCTGGGGCTTTTTTGGTGTAGGCCAATTCGTTGATCTATTTCTAGTTCCAGACATGGTGGAGGAGCACAACCTCAAATACCGCGCACGCTTGGGCATGTCACCCACGGGGGTACCGCTGAGTCAGCCTGCTGTGGCCGCCACAGTTCTAAAGCCTACTCGCGAACAGCTCATGGTCAAGTTGCTACAAGCAGCCGCCATGAAAGGGGGTAAATTGTCTGTGACTCAAGGGGTGATGGCAACGGGTCTTGGCTTTGCCGAGGTAGAAGCTCTGCTGCAAGACATGGTCAGAAATGGTTACGTCGGCATCGACAACGATCCCGTTACCGGAGTAGTTACCTACGACTTTAAAGAACTGTAAGTCCCCAAGCTCTTAGTTCCGCACTAACCACTTTTGGGCATTCAAGCGTTGCACTGCCCCCAAAATCAACAGATCTAGCGTCACTTTTCGCTCATCAATCAAGAACGGCTCTAACGTACTAGCTTTGCGGCCCGTGTCTGCATATGAGAAACCTCTCTGACCTTGAATATCTTCCTTAAAGAAGTAGATATTGAACTGCCGCCGTCCCCCTTCCCAGCGACCCACGACTTGCCAACAATCTGGTGCATCGGTCAAACCAGAAATCTGCACTTTTTGGTTCACAAGGCTTAAATCCAGATTTTCCAATCCTTGTTTAGCCAAAGCTGCCTTGAGTGCGGGCAGGTAATGGTGCTCGATAAACTCACCAAATGGCTTATCCTCAACCGCTGGGGCTTTTTCTTTTTTAGCTTTCGCACCCCCTGCCGCCGGAGCCGCATCATCACCTTTGGCTTTCGCAGCCCCCGCTTTTTTGGCAGCGGCTTTCTCGGTAGAGCCAGGGCCAGGATCAGTTTTG from Trichocoleus desertorum ATA4-8-CV12 harbors:
- a CDS encoding DUF2996 domain-containing protein gives rise to the protein MAEPTNHNDAGEVAPSTVDQQAPDVSEENASSTDEAVATNIPSANAPDPATANPDVNPNAAEEKPTTEGNKADTDSQTATDKPAKSAKTDPGPGSTEKAAAKKAGAAKAKGDDAAPAAGGAKAKKEKAPAVEDKPFGEFIEHHYLPALKAALAKQGLENLDLSLVNQKVQISGLTDAPDCWQVVGRWEGGRRQFNIYFFKEDIQGQRGFSYADTGRKASTLEPFLIDERKVTLDLLILGAVQRLNAQKWLVRN